A region of Micromonospora chokoriensis DNA encodes the following proteins:
- a CDS encoding FN3 domain-containing metallophosphoesterase family protein, whose translation MTLSTSTRASALVRRRLVAGVVAGFLGMGAALGSGLTATASAAESTTISSVILGVGANETQRIVTWYSSADTAQKIQLAPTAEIVNGEFPASAVSFDAVGAANTSTTGFNRHATISNLREKTAYSYRVGAEGSWSPTYAFKTQDFEGDYDFLFFGDPQIGSSGDRLKDQAGWEDTLKVATAANPNAELLVSGGDHVESANDEGQWTSFMAPDQLRQYPVVATIGNHDVGGKSYEQHHFTPNTDRTAPYYDNGNPAGTKSGGDYWFVYKDVLFIDINSNSYKLPTDGSNAGDAAHVAYVTDVVNKHGSEAKWKVLVYHHSIYSPASHATDNDNKQRREDFTTAFSNLGIDMVLQGHDHSYSRSYSIKNGQKENPAEKPGAADVFPGPGGVIYVTANSASGSKYYDIKKPDTTGTGIRGNGPDPLDPNKYWYNSVQNQEHVRSYVKVQVRGDKLVLANIRSGTCAAPNASVENGLSCVNTPEGQPVGSIVDNVTVHPFNGDGQSIQVNVPNPAPGEFGWTIDGYNGLVDLGTAQERNGTYFQANGKINPILVSDSRRSLAPWSISANVGDFTDAEKTFSGSYLGWTPYVLDAGAGAEAGAPILSSYDDQGKGLSVSSALGAAAQGHPRGGAKLGADLDLKIPDSIAKGSYRTTLTITALSS comes from the coding sequence ATGACATTGAGCACCTCGACACGGGCCTCCGCGCTCGTGCGGCGGCGCCTGGTCGCCGGAGTCGTCGCCGGCTTCCTGGGAATGGGAGCGGCCCTCGGCAGTGGCCTGACGGCCACCGCGAGCGCGGCCGAGTCCACCACGATCAGCAGCGTGATCCTCGGCGTCGGCGCCAACGAGACCCAGCGCATCGTGACCTGGTACTCCTCCGCCGACACCGCGCAGAAGATCCAGCTCGCCCCGACCGCCGAGATCGTCAACGGCGAGTTCCCGGCCAGCGCGGTCAGCTTCGACGCCGTCGGCGCGGCGAACACCTCCACCACCGGGTTCAACCGGCACGCCACGATCAGCAACCTGCGCGAGAAGACGGCGTACTCGTACCGGGTCGGCGCCGAGGGCAGCTGGTCCCCGACGTACGCCTTCAAGACGCAGGACTTCGAGGGCGACTACGACTTCCTGTTCTTCGGCGACCCGCAGATCGGCTCCTCCGGCGACCGGCTCAAGGACCAGGCCGGTTGGGAGGACACCCTGAAGGTCGCCACCGCGGCCAACCCGAACGCGGAGCTGCTGGTCTCCGGTGGCGACCACGTCGAGTCCGCGAACGACGAGGGCCAGTGGACCTCGTTCATGGCGCCCGACCAGCTGCGGCAGTACCCCGTCGTCGCCACCATCGGTAACCATGACGTCGGCGGCAAGTCCTACGAGCAGCACCACTTCACCCCGAACACCGACCGCACGGCCCCGTACTACGACAACGGGAACCCGGCGGGCACCAAGTCCGGTGGCGACTACTGGTTCGTCTACAAGGACGTGCTGTTCATCGACATCAACAGCAACAGCTACAAGCTGCCGACCGACGGCAGCAACGCCGGTGACGCCGCGCACGTCGCGTACGTCACCGACGTGGTGAACAAGCACGGCTCCGAGGCCAAGTGGAAGGTGCTGGTCTACCACCACTCCATCTACTCGCCGGCCAGCCACGCGACCGACAACGACAACAAGCAGCGGCGGGAAGACTTCACCACTGCCTTCTCGAACCTCGGCATCGACATGGTGTTGCAGGGCCACGACCACAGCTACTCGCGCAGCTACTCCATCAAGAACGGCCAGAAGGAGAACCCGGCCGAGAAGCCGGGTGCTGCCGACGTGTTCCCCGGCCCGGGTGGCGTCATCTACGTGACCGCCAACTCGGCCTCCGGCTCGAAGTACTACGACATCAAGAAGCCGGACACCACCGGCACCGGCATCCGGGGCAACGGCCCGGACCCGCTGGACCCGAACAAGTACTGGTACAACTCGGTGCAGAACCAGGAGCACGTCCGCAGCTACGTCAAGGTGCAGGTGCGCGGCGACAAGCTGGTCCTGGCCAACATCCGCAGCGGCACCTGCGCGGCGCCGAACGCGTCGGTCGAGAACGGCCTCTCCTGCGTCAACACCCCCGAGGGTCAGCCGGTCGGCTCGATCGTCGACAACGTGACGGTGCACCCGTTCAACGGTGACGGCCAGTCCATCCAGGTGAACGTGCCGAACCCGGCTCCGGGCGAGTTCGGTTGGACGATCGACGGCTACAACGGTCTGGTGGACCTGGGTACCGCGCAGGAGCGCAACGGCACCTACTTCCAGGCGAACGGCAAGATCAACCCGATCCTCGTGTCGGACAGCCGTCGCTCGCTCGCCCCGTGGTCGATCTCGGCCAACGTCGGTGACTTCACCGACGCCGAGAAGACCTTCTCGGGCTCCTACCTGGGCTGGACCCCGTACGTGCTGGACGCCGGAGCGGGCGCCGAGGCCGGCGCGCCGATCCTGTCGTCCTACGACGACCAGGGCAAGGGCCTGTCGGTCTCCAGCGCCCTCGGCGCGGCGGCCCAGGGTCACCCCCGGGGCGGCGCCAAGCTCGGTGCCGACCTGGACCTCAAGATCCCGGACAGCATCGCGAAGGGTAGCTACCGCACCACCCTCACGATCACCGCGCTGAGCAGCTGA
- a CDS encoding sigma-70 family RNA polymerase sigma factor, producing the protein MRDAEEFDALYAACAGRVVGHVYALTGNRAEAEDAVAEAFMRAWQRWRTVRETDSPEAWVRRVAARIAVSSWRKAFNRIRAHRRAAVDQGVPGLSEDHVALLQALQRLGAKERRAVVLHHLNDLTVAEVAAEMQAPVGTVKTYLARGRRAMAGLLADEHQEETSHG; encoded by the coding sequence ATGCGTGACGCCGAGGAGTTCGACGCCCTCTACGCGGCCTGTGCGGGTCGGGTGGTCGGTCACGTGTACGCGCTGACCGGCAACCGCGCCGAGGCGGAGGACGCCGTCGCGGAGGCGTTCATGCGAGCCTGGCAGCGCTGGCGGACGGTCCGGGAGACGGACAGCCCGGAGGCCTGGGTCCGCCGGGTGGCCGCACGGATCGCGGTGAGCAGTTGGCGCAAGGCGTTCAACCGGATACGCGCCCACCGTCGGGCTGCCGTCGACCAGGGTGTGCCGGGTCTGAGTGAGGACCACGTCGCGCTGTTGCAGGCACTCCAGCGGTTGGGCGCCAAGGAGCGCCGGGCCGTCGTGCTGCACCACCTCAACGACCTCACCGTCGCGGAGGTGGCAGCGGAGATGCAGGCACCGGTCGGGACGGTCAAGACGTACCTCGCCCGGGGGAGGAGAGCGATGGCCGGGCTGCTGGCCGACGAGCACCAGGAGGAGACCTCCCATGGCTGA
- a CDS encoding RICIN domain-containing protein, which translates to MADPRDDLAAIADEVRRVATLPEARTLRRRGDQRRRRRATVGTVGLAIVAVAAGTALVRARTDVEPPVGGPAGQPPPSVVPSATASAGPQEILAGERQVRIVVPGMKGAALAISAGTDQVRAISEPGLDDAVRWVLRPQGDRYRIVLAVPSGGGEVCMTVVHDAAPGSIRGRACDAAASTQLFRIDQVADGSYSIFQGRRYVQVVDGTNALVPDLPEGLTTTYEFEDRGPR; encoded by the coding sequence ATGGCTGATCCGCGCGACGATCTCGCGGCGATCGCCGACGAGGTCCGGCGAGTCGCCACGCTGCCGGAGGCCCGGACGTTGCGCCGGCGCGGCGACCAACGCCGGCGACGCCGGGCAACCGTCGGCACCGTGGGCCTGGCCATCGTGGCTGTCGCCGCTGGCACCGCCCTCGTGCGGGCGCGCACCGACGTCGAGCCGCCCGTTGGTGGTCCGGCGGGTCAGCCCCCACCGTCCGTCGTTCCGTCCGCTACCGCCTCGGCCGGACCACAGGAGATCCTCGCCGGCGAGCGTCAGGTCCGCATCGTGGTGCCGGGCATGAAGGGCGCCGCGTTGGCGATCAGCGCTGGCACCGACCAGGTGCGGGCCATCAGTGAGCCGGGCCTCGACGACGCGGTTCGGTGGGTGCTCCGCCCGCAGGGGGACAGGTACCGCATCGTGCTGGCCGTACCGTCCGGCGGCGGTGAGGTCTGCATGACAGTCGTGCACGACGCCGCGCCGGGGAGCATACGCGGCCGGGCGTGCGACGCGGCGGCCTCGACGCAGCTCTTCCGGATCGACCAGGTCGCCGACGGGAGCTACTCGATCTTCCAGGGCAGGCGCTACGTCCAGGTGGTCGACGGCACCAACGCTCTGGTCCCGGACCTGCCCGAGGGCCTGACCACCACGTACGAGTTCGAGGACCGCGGGCCGAGGTAG
- a CDS encoding type 1 periplasmic-binding domain-containing protein translates to MRPPLRAVALLAATAALVAACSSGDDWSQPRPAPSAVGTLGPGFLDPSTRPAPEATITPQPGSWDGVHPPKDYRVVLLTAGDDAPTRTLVTAVKEWADDEHVDLRTIVVGNAHDAVPSIAKAMEMGPDLIVSAGNDLIDPLALVTPSHLDEKFLVVGAELAEPTHNVTAVDWDGASFRGEGLGASSTYDPASFTGARCAAAVRAGVAAVLNDLTGIVVWL, encoded by the coding sequence TTGCGCCCCCCGCTTCGGGCCGTTGCCCTGTTGGCCGCGACCGCCGCGCTGGTCGCCGCCTGCAGTTCCGGCGACGACTGGTCCCAGCCACGTCCGGCGCCCAGCGCCGTCGGCACACTCGGCCCCGGGTTCCTCGACCCCTCCACGAGGCCCGCTCCGGAGGCGACCATCACCCCGCAGCCGGGCTCCTGGGACGGCGTCCACCCGCCGAAGGACTACCGGGTGGTGCTGTTGACCGCCGGCGACGACGCCCCGACCAGGACCCTCGTGACTGCCGTCAAGGAGTGGGCCGACGACGAGCACGTCGACCTCCGGACGATCGTCGTCGGCAACGCGCACGACGCCGTTCCCAGCATCGCCAAGGCCATGGAGATGGGCCCGGATCTCATCGTCAGCGCGGGCAACGACCTCATCGACCCCCTCGCGCTGGTCACCCCGAGCCACCTGGACGAGAAGTTCCTGGTGGTGGGCGCGGAACTGGCCGAGCCCACGCACAACGTCACGGCCGTCGACTGGGACGGCGCGTCGTTCCGTGGCGAAGGACTCGGGGCGTCGTCGACGTACGACCCGGCCTCGTTCACCGGAGCGAGGTGCGCCGCCGCCGTCCGGGCGGGCGTGGCCGCCGTCCTCAACGACCTGACCGGGATCGTCGTCTGGCTCTGA
- a CDS encoding HupE/UreJ family protein, whose protein sequence is MSAADSGGDDPLFQAGTAAFEAGDSGAQAAALKGHASTVLGYVSDRFAVTSGSTACQPTQVGDATIGEREGVPYADLLLDWTCAQRVDEHEVRSDLFPDGEGYVKGTKTIVTYEIDGRTGSAALDAAHPSFSTGQAWYDRFGEFFLLGAEHLLSGIDHILFLLALIAGSRRLREIVLAATSFTLAHSVTFMLAALGLVEVPASIVEPVIALSIAVVAGWHLWGIWRRGTHAADLETPGHGHLSLDRAGWIRLGVVFCFGLVHGLGFAGALGIDEAWSWTLLWSLLVFNVGIEVVQLTIIAVVFPLLLVLRRRAPKVGIWATGAVSGAVSIMGIVWFVQRISGS, encoded by the coding sequence GTGTCCGCCGCCGATTCCGGTGGCGACGATCCGCTCTTCCAGGCGGGAACCGCCGCGTTCGAGGCGGGTGACTCCGGTGCCCAGGCCGCAGCCCTGAAGGGCCACGCGTCGACGGTCCTCGGGTATGTCTCCGACCGTTTCGCGGTCACCTCGGGGAGCACGGCGTGTCAGCCGACCCAGGTGGGCGACGCGACGATCGGCGAGCGCGAGGGCGTGCCGTACGCCGATCTGCTGCTGGACTGGACCTGCGCCCAGCGGGTCGACGAGCACGAGGTCCGCAGCGACCTCTTCCCGGACGGCGAGGGTTACGTCAAGGGCACCAAGACGATCGTCACCTATGAGATCGACGGCCGTACGGGCAGCGCGGCGCTCGACGCGGCCCACCCCTCCTTCTCCACCGGTCAGGCGTGGTACGACCGGTTCGGGGAGTTCTTCCTGCTGGGTGCCGAGCATCTGCTGTCCGGGATCGACCACATTCTGTTCCTGTTGGCGCTCATCGCCGGGTCGCGGCGGCTTCGCGAGATCGTGCTCGCGGCCACCAGCTTCACTCTGGCGCACTCGGTGACGTTCATGCTCGCCGCGCTCGGCCTGGTCGAGGTGCCGGCGTCGATCGTGGAGCCGGTGATCGCGTTGTCGATCGCCGTCGTCGCGGGTTGGCACCTGTGGGGGATCTGGCGGCGGGGCACCCACGCGGCCGACCTGGAGACGCCCGGGCACGGGCACCTGAGCCTGGACCGGGCCGGTTGGATCCGCCTCGGCGTGGTGTTCTGCTTCGGTCTCGTGCACGGCCTGGGCTTCGCCGGCGCACTGGGCATCGACGAGGCGTGGTCGTGGACCCTGCTGTGGTCGTTGTTGGTGTTCAACGTCGGCATCGAAGTTGTGCAGTTGACCATTATCGCGGTCGTCTTCCCGCTGTTGCTCGTGCTGCGTCGCCGTGCGCCGAAGGTCGGTATCTGGGCGACCGGGGCCGTTTCGGGGGCGGTGTCCATCATGGGGATCGTCTGGTTTGTGCAGCGTATTTCCGGGTCCTGA
- a CDS encoding S8 family peptidase: MRRRQRRALTAGVLATVLVTAGLTAQPASAREQPTTAVAGTPGTFTLITGDRVSLDATGHPEIQRGPGRAGMRFVNSREDGHQYVVPVDAMPLLRDGRLDRRLFDLTALGEFGYDDRAAELPLLVAYPENRPAQARTATAEGDGRVRADLPAAHALAVRADRDDRVTLWTSLTRGTTSARTLATGVTHIWLDGKRKVSLDRSVPQIGAPTAWQAGFDGTGVTVGVLDTGIDADHPDFAGHLTEVRDFTGGNDPSDAVGHGTHVASTIVGSGAASGGRYRGVAPGAKLLVGKVCATTECQDSDIITGMQWLAPQARVVNLSVGGTDAPGLDPLETAVQELSQRHGTLFVVAAGNEGKPKSVSSPASADDALAVAAVDADDQRAYFSSRGPRVGDSHIKPEISAPGVDIVAAAPGGDYATMSGTSMATPHVAGTAAILSGQHPDWTGPQLKAALMGSAKPTGEDTVYEQGAGRVDIARAVAQPVAADVAAIDFPVQRWPHADDTPLTQVVGYRNTGSAPVTLTLAVAPAPAGMLTVSPATLVVPAGGHAEATITVDTRVDAPDGVYQGALTATGAGDLRVRTPFVLNREIESYDVRLDHTGRNGKPATEYTTVAANLATGEFSTLAAAPGGGTLRLPKGRYALYSTIHEGTVSTMLVQPVLDVRGPVTEAVDARSAKPVAVTVPERDAAATSINVSANWDDGFRYPGVQLSGASFADVFFGRIGPAVTAPEFTATLGVGLARPGRDGTFRNSPYTYDLAYVSKGVMFTGLARKLSPKNLATVRTTYRSQSTTTTATRFHRASAPGGSGPIGSSTSIDLPFHGTEYYNTDGGIIWTATLVEGDNSTTQESTFTAGRSYTQIWNAAPFGPTVAQAPALAPLGYAGRDGDTISVAALPLFGDAVGRPASRDDLPIQIRLLRDGKEIGTSDSPWAEFAVPAARAAYRLEATITRGAPDTLSTSVSVAWTFTSAYTASPQRLPLTTVRPMPVLDDTNTARAGRIMTIPVTLDRQADSTAAANRSLTVSASFDDGRTWVALPVLRNVALITHPRRPGFVALRLTATDTAGNTVTQTIKRAYRIA; encoded by the coding sequence GTGCGACGACGGCAACGACGCGCCCTGACAGCCGGCGTACTCGCGACCGTGCTGGTCACGGCGGGCCTGACGGCCCAACCGGCGAGCGCGCGGGAGCAGCCGACCACTGCGGTCGCCGGCACTCCCGGCACGTTCACCCTGATCACCGGCGACCGGGTTTCGCTGGACGCGACAGGCCACCCGGAGATCCAGCGGGGACCTGGGCGGGCCGGCATGCGTTTCGTGAACAGCAGGGAGGACGGCCACCAGTACGTCGTCCCGGTCGACGCGATGCCACTGCTGCGTGACGGCCGGCTCGACCGGCGACTGTTCGACCTCACCGCGCTCGGCGAGTTCGGCTACGACGACCGGGCGGCCGAGTTGCCGCTGCTCGTCGCGTACCCCGAGAACAGGCCGGCGCAGGCGCGGACCGCGACCGCCGAGGGTGACGGGCGGGTGCGGGCCGACCTGCCGGCCGCGCACGCGCTGGCGGTCCGGGCGGACCGCGACGACCGGGTCACGCTCTGGACCTCGCTCACCCGCGGTACGACGTCGGCGCGCACCCTCGCCACCGGGGTCACGCACATCTGGCTGGACGGCAAGCGCAAGGTCTCCCTCGATCGCAGCGTGCCGCAGATCGGCGCGCCGACGGCCTGGCAGGCAGGATTCGACGGGACCGGGGTCACCGTCGGCGTGCTGGACACCGGGATCGACGCCGACCACCCCGACTTCGCCGGGCACCTCACCGAGGTCCGGGACTTCACCGGCGGCAACGACCCGAGCGACGCGGTCGGCCACGGCACCCACGTGGCCTCGACGATCGTCGGCAGTGGCGCCGCGTCCGGCGGCCGGTACCGAGGTGTGGCACCGGGAGCGAAGCTGCTGGTCGGCAAGGTCTGCGCCACCACCGAATGCCAGGACTCCGACATCATCACCGGCATGCAGTGGCTCGCGCCGCAGGCACGGGTGGTCAACCTGAGCGTGGGCGGCACCGACGCACCCGGTCTCGACCCGTTGGAGACCGCCGTCCAGGAGCTGAGCCAGCGTCACGGCACCCTCTTCGTGGTGGCGGCCGGTAACGAGGGCAAGCCGAAGTCGGTCTCCTCGCCGGCCTCCGCCGACGACGCCCTCGCCGTCGCCGCCGTCGACGCCGACGACCAGCGGGCCTACTTCTCCAGCCGAGGGCCGCGCGTCGGCGACAGCCACATCAAGCCCGAGATCAGCGCGCCCGGCGTCGACATCGTGGCCGCCGCCCCCGGCGGCGACTACGCCACCATGTCGGGTACGTCGATGGCGACCCCGCACGTGGCCGGCACCGCCGCCATCCTCTCCGGGCAGCACCCGGACTGGACCGGCCCACAGCTCAAGGCCGCCCTCATGGGCTCGGCCAAGCCAACCGGCGAGGACACCGTCTACGAGCAGGGCGCCGGCCGGGTCGACATCGCCCGGGCTGTCGCCCAGCCGGTCGCCGCCGACGTCGCCGCCATCGACTTCCCGGTCCAACGCTGGCCGCACGCCGACGACACCCCGCTCACCCAGGTCGTCGGCTACCGCAACACGGGAAGCGCCCCGGTCACCCTGACCCTGGCCGTCGCTCCCGCTCCGGCCGGCATGCTCACCGTCAGCCCGGCAACCCTCGTGGTGCCGGCCGGCGGCCACGCCGAGGCGACGATCACCGTGGACACCCGGGTGGACGCCCCGGACGGCGTCTACCAGGGGGCGCTGACCGCGACCGGTGCCGGCGACCTGCGGGTACGCACTCCCTTCGTGCTCAACCGCGAGATCGAGAGCTACGACGTACGACTCGACCACACCGGTCGGAACGGCAAGCCCGCCACTGAGTACACGACGGTGGCGGCGAACCTGGCCACCGGAGAGTTCAGCACCCTCGCCGCGGCCCCGGGTGGCGGCACCCTGCGGCTGCCCAAGGGTCGCTACGCGCTGTACAGCACCATCCACGAGGGCACCGTCTCGACCATGCTCGTCCAGCCGGTGCTGGACGTCCGTGGCCCGGTCACCGAGGCGGTCGACGCCCGCAGCGCCAAGCCGGTGGCGGTCACCGTGCCCGAGCGCGACGCCGCAGCCACCTCAATCAACGTGAGCGCCAACTGGGACGACGGCTTCCGCTATCCGGGCGTGCAACTCAGCGGGGCGTCCTTCGCGGACGTCTTCTTCGGCCGGATCGGACCGGCCGTCACCGCACCCGAGTTCACCGCCACACTGGGTGTCGGGCTCGCCCGGCCGGGCCGGGACGGCACCTTCCGCAACAGCCCCTACACCTACGACCTGGCGTACGTCAGCAAGGGCGTCATGTTCACCGGCCTCGCCCGGAAGTTGTCACCGAAGAACCTCGCCACCGTCCGGACGACCTACCGCAGCCAGTCCACGACGACGACGGCCACCCGGTTCCACCGCGCCTCGGCACCCGGCGGCTCCGGCCCGATCGGTTCGAGCACCTCCATCGACCTGCCGTTCCACGGCACCGAGTACTACAACACCGACGGCGGCATCATCTGGACGGCCACCCTCGTCGAGGGGGACAACAGCACCACCCAGGAGTCGACCTTCACGGCGGGCAGGTCGTACACCCAGATCTGGAACGCGGCGCCCTTCGGCCCCACCGTGGCCCAGGCCCCGGCCCTCGCACCCCTGGGGTACGCCGGCCGCGACGGTGACACCATCTCGGTCGCTGCGCTGCCCCTGTTCGGCGACGCCGTGGGCCGCCCGGCGAGCCGCGACGACCTGCCGATACAGATCCGCCTGCTGCGCGACGGCAAGGAGATCGGCACCTCGGACAGCCCCTGGGCGGAGTTCGCGGTACCCGCCGCCAGGGCCGCCTACCGCCTGGAGGCCACCATCACCCGGGGTGCCCCGGACACCCTGTCGACGTCGGTCTCGGTGGCCTGGACCTTCACCTCGGCGTACACGGCGTCGCCACAGCGGCTGCCACTGACGACGGTCCGGCCGATGCCCGTGCTCGACGACACCAACACGGCCCGGGCGGGCCGGATCATGACGATTCCGGTGACGCTGGACCGGCAGGCCGACTCGACGGCGGCGGCCAACCGCTCGCTCACGGTGTCCGCGTCGTTCGACGACGGCCGCACGTGGGTCGCGTTGCCGGTGCTCCGGAACGTCGCCCTGATCACCCACCCGCGCCGGCCCGGATTCGTCGCACTGCGACTGACCGCCACCGACACGGCCGGCAACACGGTCACCCAGACGATCAAGCGGGCCTACCGGATCGCCTGA
- a CDS encoding COG1361 family protein — MTRITARWSRFATATALLATAGLFSASPAATAAEALPDLFVSFDREPVAEVDNSGTSIGMYVYNYGEALATGVTVTLDLSKLSDAVTASVPDWNDDCKLADKKVVCTVGAIDAGQITNLYPLSLASRKGAATGDAGSVTVTIDGAEDDMAPGNDTTSFPVTVIASGPDLVAAAQDLNDEKTPVGPGDTVPLYSGVGNEGDTAATNFTVGVSLPTGATFAERYSDCTYTDYYPNDIGKPYVYGPSEVSCVVPLTLEPGDGLLLFDDETGESLFNINFGRNLSGPDQTWGLVNVALAGQERAAKNSARTKGTGPSFAATVRKLQAKGAKADLARQRAEQRELDESNNYASFAFWSKKNTLDVSVTAPAVKGAVGKTVTVPYEVVNNGPSDGGGPSVIITAPTGTVLLPSDWCYTDGTEYEQLPESTKLRCNFESEFPATASGWGRIKSSVQVKIKSTPGTDGTIVARSVTAAAESKPENNTAQIVITTGEGGTGDGDNGGSGGGLPVTGAPAAMLAGGGAAVLALGAVLLVMFRRRRLVLQVPRD; from the coding sequence ATGACTCGCATAACCGCTCGATGGTCACGGTTCGCCACGGCGACAGCGTTGCTGGCAACGGCCGGCCTCTTCAGTGCCTCGCCGGCGGCAACTGCCGCCGAGGCGCTGCCCGACCTCTTCGTCTCCTTCGACCGTGAGCCCGTTGCCGAGGTCGACAACAGCGGCACGAGCATCGGCATGTACGTCTACAACTATGGCGAGGCCCTCGCCACGGGAGTAACCGTCACGCTGGACCTGAGCAAGCTCTCCGACGCGGTCACCGCGTCCGTGCCGGATTGGAACGACGACTGCAAGCTCGCCGACAAGAAGGTCGTCTGCACCGTCGGGGCGATCGACGCCGGCCAGATCACGAACCTGTATCCCCTGTCGCTCGCCAGCCGTAAGGGCGCCGCCACCGGTGACGCCGGGTCGGTCACCGTCACCATCGACGGCGCCGAGGACGACATGGCGCCGGGTAACGACACCACCTCGTTCCCGGTCACCGTGATCGCGTCCGGCCCCGACCTGGTCGCCGCCGCGCAGGACCTGAACGACGAGAAGACCCCGGTGGGCCCGGGTGACACCGTTCCGCTCTACTCGGGCGTCGGGAACGAGGGCGACACCGCCGCCACCAACTTCACGGTGGGGGTCAGCCTCCCCACCGGTGCCACGTTCGCCGAGCGGTACAGCGACTGCACCTACACCGACTACTACCCGAACGACATCGGCAAGCCCTACGTGTACGGCCCCAGCGAGGTCAGCTGCGTCGTGCCGCTCACCCTCGAACCCGGCGACGGGCTGCTGCTCTTCGACGACGAGACCGGCGAGTCGCTCTTCAACATCAACTTCGGACGCAACCTGTCCGGCCCCGACCAGACATGGGGCTTGGTCAACGTCGCCCTCGCCGGGCAGGAACGCGCGGCGAAGAACAGCGCCCGCACCAAGGGCACCGGACCGTCGTTCGCCGCCACCGTCCGCAAGCTCCAGGCGAAGGGAGCGAAGGCCGACCTCGCGAGGCAGCGCGCGGAGCAGCGCGAGCTCGACGAGTCGAACAACTACGCCTCGTTCGCGTTCTGGAGCAAGAAGAACACCCTGGACGTCTCGGTCACCGCGCCGGCCGTCAAGGGCGCCGTCGGCAAGACCGTCACCGTCCCGTACGAGGTCGTCAACAACGGTCCCTCTGACGGCGGCGGTCCTTCGGTAATCATCACCGCGCCGACCGGCACGGTTCTGCTGCCCTCCGACTGGTGCTACACCGACGGCACCGAGTACGAGCAGCTGCCGGAGTCGACCAAGCTCCGGTGCAACTTCGAAAGCGAGTTCCCGGCCACCGCCTCTGGCTGGGGTCGTATCAAGTCGAGCGTCCAGGTGAAGATCAAGTCGACTCCGGGCACCGACGGCACGATCGTTGCCCGCAGCGTCACCGCGGCCGCCGAGTCCAAGCCGGAGAACAACACCGCTCAGATCGTCATCACCACCGGTGAGGGCGGCACCGGCGACGGCGACAACGGCGGCTCCGGCGGCGGGCTGCCCGTCACCGGCGCCCCGGCGGCCATGCTCGCCGGCGGCGGTGCGGCAGTGCTCGCCCTCGGTGCGGTGCTGCTGGTGATGTTCCGCCGTCGCCGCCTGGTGCTCCAGGTTCCGCGCGACTGA
- a CDS encoding WxL protein peptidoglycan domain-containing protein — MYPSVSRWKTLLRTTALSVLAAAAAVGVGAVPASAAEGNVAWTVRTASNSYGEARSSYSYNVNPGGAVEDAMVVANRGPAPLTLAVYTADGFTTDAGQLDLLTRDKKSVAIGAWVKAKAESVVVQPGKTAQVPFTISVPENATPGDYVGGILTALTQTDQAEGINVDRRLGIRIKMRVGGELKPNLAIEDLHIAYDGSSNPFAKGDATITYKIHNVGNAALSGQQGVTVSGPFGLLRVRAGDIAAPPELLPGESWNVTVPVHGVAPTISLAATATLTPLLTDASGSTTSLKPVQITAHGWALPWMLLLVLVVLIVVLVGAYLYRRRTRAQRKVREDARVRDAVEQALRGPKPQTS; from the coding sequence ATGTACCCGTCCGTATCGCGCTGGAAGACACTCCTCCGTACGACCGCACTGTCAGTGCTCGCCGCCGCCGCGGCCGTCGGTGTCGGTGCCGTCCCCGCCTCGGCGGCGGAGGGCAACGTCGCCTGGACGGTCCGGACGGCCTCCAACAGCTACGGCGAGGCCCGGTCCAGCTACAGCTACAACGTGAACCCCGGCGGTGCCGTCGAGGACGCCATGGTCGTCGCCAACCGCGGACCCGCGCCGCTGACCCTGGCCGTCTACACGGCCGACGGCTTCACCACCGACGCGGGCCAACTCGACCTGCTCACCAGGGACAAGAAATCCGTCGCGATCGGCGCCTGGGTGAAGGCGAAGGCCGAGAGTGTCGTGGTCCAGCCCGGAAAGACCGCGCAGGTGCCCTTCACGATCAGCGTGCCGGAGAACGCGACCCCCGGTGACTACGTCGGCGGCATCCTCACCGCGCTGACCCAGACCGACCAGGCCGAGGGCATCAACGTCGACCGCCGCCTCGGCATCCGGATCAAGATGCGGGTCGGCGGTGAGCTGAAGCCGAACCTCGCAATCGAGGACCTGCACATCGCGTACGACGGCTCGTCCAACCCGTTCGCCAAGGGCGACGCCACCATCACCTACAAAATCCACAACGTCGGCAACGCCGCCCTGTCCGGACAGCAGGGGGTGACCGTCTCCGGTCCGTTCGGCCTGCTGCGGGTACGCGCCGGTGACATCGCCGCGCCGCCGGAGCTGCTGCCCGGTGAGAGCTGGAACGTGACAGTGCCCGTGCACGGGGTGGCTCCCACCATCTCGCTGGCCGCCACCGCGACCCTCACCCCGCTGCTCACCGACGCCTCCGGCTCCACCACCTCGCTCAAGCCGGTCCAGATCACCGCGCACGGCTGGGCCCTGCCGTGGATGCTGCTGCTGGTGCTCGTCGTACTGATCGTCGTGCTCGTCGGCGCGTACCTCTACCGGCGTCGCACCCGGGCGCAGCGCAAGGTGCGCGAGGACGCCCGCGTACGCGACGCCGTCGAGCAGGCCCTGCGCGGCCCGAAGCCGCAGACGTCCTGA